GCGAGGTCAAAGTACATCACTCTCATGAAGTATAGGAACATTGTTACTATACATACTATAAACGCCGTAGTGTCCAATGACGTTAACCCTGAAAACCAGAGGAGCATATAGATCATCATCATTCAAACAGGGCAACTTATACAgcaattatttatgtttctaacaTCTTAATTAACTTTTAGAATAGAAGTTAACAGTATGTATGGTACTTGCATTTCTGAAACTATTGTGCTTAATTTGCTATGAAGATATCAATAACATGGGAAGAACCATAATCATAAGGTGTCTGGGAAGAACCAATGATTAAAACATAAACGTAACACTTTGTCAAGTTACCGGTTCTTTTAAACTTAATGTGCTAGAAGGAGAGTTTACCAGGATCATAGTGTAACGCAAAATTTCTAACTTTTCCCAATCAAACAGAAcactaaaacaaatataagcaGTAAAGCTAGGACAACATTTCTAAACAAGCCTTTGTGACATGCAAGCGTCGATAGTGTGCTTACCGAAAACAAAGGAGGCAGCTCGAAATCCCCCCTTTTTCGGGTTGAGAAACAGGTGGTCCTTGCCACCATCTTCTGCCCCCTGAAAGGCATAATGTGAACAAAGAATCAGTTCACACACAATTACGCATAAGTAGATGACATAATCAGATAATTAGCAGCTTAATTAAGCACTAACCATGTCCGGAAATCACAAAGCTTGGTATATAGGGAGAGAATTAAGGCTGCTAGTAGAAAAATGTCAGTCCTGCTTAGTGTTGGATAACATAGAATCTACTGACGAATAAATAGGCTAATAAAAACGTTGTGCAAATCGCACTAGCCATCAAACTCATCGACATTCTTGTAGAATTCTAGTGCTTAGATTTGGTGACCAAAACACagaataaaaaagaataaaaaggtTGTTGTTACAAAAATTAACAAGATAAAAACAGAAGAAACAAACAAACTAAAACAACATTGTAAGGCGTGGGCATATGACAAAATATTTCCATCTTAGTTGACGATCTAATTTTAATTGTGTTGTGAATGGTTTTATACTACACTACATATTGTGCAGACTGCACCAGCTATAGTTTGTGGCCATTTAAGAAATGACAGTTATGACAGCAGTACACCAATAATACTAACATACGTCCAGCGGAAAGAAAATGCTTGAGGTGAAAAATCTTAAGACGGGGTAAATTTCAGCTCAATAATCTTGTAGAACATATGAATGATACTAGCATATGTCGAGCGGAAAAAAACTGTTTGACGTGAAAAACCTTAAGACGAGCTAATTTTCTACTTAATGATATTGTAGCATCTTTTTTCCGTTCATCATATGTTACTAATATACGTTTGTAAGAGACCTGTATCCTTATAAATATACGGATAACTTACATGCATCTTTCTTGTAGAAGTTTATATGTATGTTTCTCTGCAGACAAATTGAAACTGAGAATTCTTATACTAGTCATTTATCAAGCCGTTTGAGAGATTATTAAACTAgttaaacacatatataacgTTGCAAGTAGTAATAACATAAGTGGAAATTCAGACAGTGAGATTTGTTATTTATGCATCATTTGTATTTGTTCTGAATAGAAGATTCCACGAAATCTGTCGGGACACATTTGTTTTCAAGCTCTTTCATATTCCTTGAAGCAGAaatgaaagatttatttttcGTGGGACAGATAATTGTATCATGGGGacaaaaatagattttttaaatataagagcaagtccagtaggtgtgctaaatcaagtcttaaatccaaaaatagggaatatgggataaaattgcaaaccaacactatgctagtgatgtgctaaatcactagcacaagcctccccttccctatttttagaatatgctagccacttctaaactatttttatcattaaaatattcatttccctctctcctccacatcatttctctctctttttccctctctcctccactatttaatattattataataatagggaatggatatagggagtactattggagctcatgtaatcttgtgctaaatcactaagacatattattttataatatttttagggaacctcttagcatagtgttggacttgctctaagtaaTCAAACAACTTCTCTTTGTGATACCGAAATTCCCATACTCTCAAGACCCATATTGCAATTGATTCTCCAGACCCTGCAATATTCGTTCCGCTTTCGACTTTCTACAATGTCTTCTTCTACTCGCAAGTATTCACATTTCTATCTCTTCTTCATTCATCTTCCGAGGCCTTAAAATTTTGTGCTGATTGCgactatatatatttcatttttctgCTATTGACCATCTTTAGTTCCCTTTTGTTACCAGAAGTTCAATTAGTGAAATGTGTTTGAATCTGCAAATGCATGGTGAGGGCCAAGTGTATGCTTCATTTTGCAATgtacttattattatttatattggtGCAATACAATGCTGTTTTGCATTGAGTTCTCTTGTCTTAATTGTTATGCATTTCAATTTTGCAGGTGCTGGAGATGATCCAACCAGGCCATGATCACTTCCACTTCCCTCAATTATCAGCTCATCAGCAGCACAGGCTTCTACATTTGGTCACTGTGTACGGCtcgatttttaattaaatttttgatgggATATTTGATTTACGGTTCTGCTTAATTTATAGAATATTTTAAAGAGTCTTATATTATAATTGTTacgtatttaaatattttcatataattatatttcttcGACCGAATTTTAAGTACTTAGTAATCCGggttagtttttttaattttgatgacTTAATAATTAAGAACGAACACTTCCAATAGAATATATTAACCCATAGatctttattaattatttaaaatttattctaactaaataatatgtattattataatgtattaatatataataggCCTTAAAATAGGTCTTGAATTATAGGCttctaatatatttaatattaatatattaaataatatatttaattaattcaaagCTTATTTTAAGGCCTGGATACTAATTCAATTCAGGGGAATTCAGCACCAACTCAACAAGGGTCCGGTCGACCAAACACATATAGATCACAAAAAGAGACTTAAGTGAGCTCGTGATCCAATTATAAGCCCGAATAAGTATATAAGTCCCACAATATATCTTATTCTTTATGGATAATCTTTCGGAATTTGAGATAAATATCGACAACATAAAGataagaattttattatatatcaaaaaagGAAGCATATTTCGACAAAAAATCTGATACATGAAATTATACTTTCATCAAGCTTCTAACTTCGAAACATCTAAACATAACCccttgaaataaaataaaaaatttcagaaaatacttgattaattaaaaacacaCATTAGGCGTGTCGCGTAAGGTACATAGCGAATGCGCTTAATAATAAAGCTAGTAGTTGagtcactatatatatctcCTCACAAACCCTCGCTCCCAAATTAAACCCTCATTATTCTCTGCTCATCTCTCCACTAACTCTGCTCGTAAGTATTCTCTCATTCTCTTATGCATGATCGCTTTCCCCTTTCACTGTACGGTTAATTCCACTGCACTTTCTCATGTTATACActgttttaattttgttattgcATGTCGTGAACTCGTGATGATTGATTTTGTGAttctttgtttaaattaaatttagtttAGAGTGATCAGaatatttgttgttgtttgaATATCGAGAATTCGATTAATTTGGTTTTGGTTTCTTATGATTAATTCCGTGGTAGACGTGTTGATGattgttgtgtgtgtgtttgtttgtTGAGCAGCGGAATGAGTACGTATAACTCTGTGTTGGGTGATAATGGGACGAAGCGTAATGTTTCGGCTGGCAGTGCTTTTCAATTGAGGCCTGCGTTTGGACAGAGTGGTAGTTGTTATGGTGGTGGATTTTCGGGGGGAATTGCGGTGCCTCCATACGGGCAAAGTAGTATTCAGCGTTATCCTTATGGGTATAGTGATCCATCTCTGTTTAGCGGTATCAATGGGTATGCACCTCTATTTGGCCTTAATAGTTATCCTTTTGGCCTTAATAGTTATCCTTTTGGGTTCACCCCGAGTAATGGTTCAACTTTTGCGCCTGTGTCAACTTCCATGCCTACATTTGGGCATAATAGTTCTCCTCCTTTTGCGTATGCCCTTCCTAATGGAGGAACTTCTATGCCTACATTTGGGCAAACTTGTTCTGCTTTTGGGTCTTCCCTCGCTAATAGAGGAACTCTAATGCCTACACATGGACAAAATGATGCTACTTTTGGGTCTGCCCTTGCCAATGGTGGAACTTCTATGCCTACATATGGGCAAACTAGTTCTGGTTTTGGGTGTCCCCTTGCTAATAGAGGATCTCTCATGCCTACACATGGACAAAGTAATGCTACATTTGGGTCTCCCATTGCTAATGACGGAACTTCCATACCTCTCTTTGGGCAAAATAGTGCTACTTTTGGGTTCGCTCCTGCTAATGGTGGAACTTCTATCCCGACATTTGGGCAAAGTAATACTCCTTTTGGGTGTGTTAGTGCCGATTGGGGAACCACAGTGCCTGCATTTGGACGAAGTACTAATTCTTTTTGGTTCAACCCTAGTAACACAGCAACTTCAGTGCCTGCATGGCAATGTAGTTATCCTCGTGGGCCAGTTACCACCAATGGTGGAACTCCAGCGACTACTTTTGGGGTGGGTATAAGTCATTTTCCGCCTGCCCCAACTGATGGTACAACCTCTGTGTCGTCCCCAACTAATGGTTCATTTTCAGTGCCTGCGTGCGGAGCTCCATTATTTTCTACATTAACACAAGCAGCTCTATCATCTCCTATATGCGGCTTGTATTCAGGTATACTTACTACAGACATTTGTCTGTGATTCCCTGTAAAGCTAATAGTTTCTCTTTATTTTTATGTGGTTTTTATATTTGGGGTATAATTTTTCTGATTAGTTTAGTGTCAATATGGTATTTGAAGTGTGAtttacatgattttttttgttttcctgGTAAAACAAATCTGCAATTTTGTAAATGTTCAAAATGTTTTGTGTTGGACCTGGATATTCCCGATGTTATTAAACACCATATGCGCATCAAAACACAAATGCCTTGTGGGGGTGGGGCATAAGCGCGTGCAATGCGTCCCGTGCAGATTCCTCAAAggcaaataaatatacatacatacatggtatataatgcaaaatattataaaaattttatgattttttttatttttctggtaAAACAAAGCTGCAGTTTTGTAgatgttcaatttttttttttgtgttggaCTTGGATATTCCCAGTGTTATTAAGCATGATATGCGCATCGAAACACAAACGCGTTGTGGGGCATAAGCGCAAGGCGCAATGCGTCACGTGCAGATTCATCATAggcaaataaatatacatacataaatggtatataatgcaaaatattataaatttatagataaGAAGACATCCATAAGCAAAAACATAATTGTCATATATGATAAAGCAACAAAATTCACCATCATATAGATTAAGTCCACAATAAGTTAAAGTCAATGTAACAAAAAAATACATAGTTAGTCCATTCTTCTTCATCAAGATTCACACAATGATCTTCTTCACTGTTATGATTCGGGACCTCAAGAATGTATCACAAAGTTAGGCCATTCTTCTTCATCAAGATTCACACAATGATCTTCTTCACTGTTATGATTTGGGACCTCAAGAATGTATCACAAATCAGCACAACTATGCTTTAGCAGTTAGCAATCATTATACTATAGCAAATGTAGTAAGTATGTAAATAGTACTAAAATTAGTTAATATGTGTTGTATACAAGTATAAGTATAATCAGTTAATTAGTATTACAAGTATAAACACTGAATGTATTACAACAGGAAAGAAATTAGTATACAATTAATTTAAACCATACCGATACAAACAAGAAGAAATATAGTAGTTAAAGACCAAGTATCATTATGTTTTCCCCATTCTGCAGGATCTACCACACATTTTCCGACTCCTACCATTAATGCATCCAGCTCCCCAGGATTTACTTCTGGCCAAACAACTACGCAATTTGGTACCATCAGCAACTTGAATGAAACTAGTACATGTTCTGATGAAATTCAGAGTCCATATCCGGGTGAGTATCcatctttattatattaatctCGTGTTCACTGtattgttttttgtttgtttgtataATAAATATAGTTACTGATTTCTTCTTCGCAGGCTGCCAAGTTGAAACTCCGTTATTTCGGGATTCAAGTTCTCGACCGTTAACTCCTAAGGTTAATTGTGGAGGAAGTAGAGTGGCACCTTACACTGAAACTGTTGAGATGGATCATGTTTCACAACAGTCTACAAGATTTATGTCCATATCTGCCATGCCTGTTTTTAGAGATAAATGTCATGAAGAGCTGAGATGGGAGGACAAACAGTTAGGAGATAATGGTATGCCTGTGTTTTACATGTCAAGttcatttcttttcttattgacgAGGAGTGTTAGTAAAAAAACCTGTAAACATTTCAGGTGACATACCCCTATTTCACAGCGCAAGATCTGGACCACCAGCCAGCAATGTAATGCGTTGCTCAAAAACCCAGTTACCTGATTTTAGTACAGCTATTCCAATATCTGTTATGCCTGAATACCCAAACAAAAGCTTTGAAGAATTGAGGTGGGAAGACTATCAGTTCAATAATGCAGGTGTGTGCTTAACTTTGTAATGTATTTATCATTTTTCTTTGGAACAGTTAACATACCCCTTTTTTTTGCAGGTGGTAGAGTTGACCATGATTTAGcacaattaaattatttcaGGAGTCATGTTTCTGGAACTGGTAGCTCATTTCAGAATGCTATGCCTTCTGTGCCACCCAATATATTTGCTTCCAGACCTACATGCTTTACCTTCCCAACCTGTAGCACACCTGTTTCTTGTAACCCCTTTTTAAATGGTTCACATGAGGGGGCTTATACTTTAATAACTCAGCCTCCCTCTATATTTGGTGCGACCATCCCGTTTTCACATCCAAATCCCTCACTTATCAGTACATCTGCTAGCAAAGCTTCTACATCTGGACCCAgttattttaactatacttC
This genomic window from Daucus carota subsp. sativus chromosome 7, DH1 v3.0, whole genome shotgun sequence contains:
- the LOC108196370 gene encoding nuclear pore complex protein NUP98A isoform X3 yields the protein MSTYNSVLGDNGTKRNVSAGSAFQLRPAFGQSGSCYGGGFSGGIAVPPYGQSSIQRYPYGYSDPSLFSGINGYAPLFGLNSYPFGLNSYPFGFTPSNGSTFAPVSTSMPTFGHNSSPPFAYALPNGGTSMPTFGQTCSAFGSSLANRGTLMPTHGQNDATFGSALANGGTSMPTYGQTSSGFGCPLANRGSLMPTHGQSNATFGSPIANDGTSIPLFGQNSATFGFAPANGGTSIPTFGQSNTPFGCVSADWGTTVPAFGRSTNSFWFNPSNTATSVPAWQCSYPRGPVTTNGGTPATTFGVGISHFPPAPTDGTTSVSSPTNGSFSVPACGAPLFSTLTQAALSSPICGLYSGSTTHFPTPTINASSSPGFTSGQTTTQFGTISNLNETSTCSDEIQSPYPGCQVETPLFRDSSSRPLTPKVNCGGSRVAPYTETVEMDHVSQQSTRFMSISAMPVFRDKCHEELRWEDKQLGDNGDIPLFHSARSGPPASNVMRCSKTQLPDFSTAIPISVMPEYPNKSFEELRWEDYQFNNAGGRVDHDLAQLNYFRSHVSGTGSSFQNAMPSVPPNIFASRPTCFTFPTCSTPVSCNPFLNGSHEGAYTLITQPPSIFGATIPFSHPNPSLISTSASKASTSGPSYFNYTSSAPSTSICSTSVTTPVTAYVPCNFAPSISTLDDPSPSRSRAETPLAVEGPKTTSANNLANASATCSEVKVPLSDQVNKSANEEQKLLLPPKGIREGNGTEVVFSADTQETPTARTKVPLLLKDDSGISISGPSEEWFIKIGFENISRLKHTSIYVHENGKVSIELSKSLEDGFIYEDKAGNPGEAFAAEHSRGTNSVNSDHPSENLVSSNVYGLMPKLKHSDYFIEPRVEELAIKESFEPGFCSHVKDFVVGHQRYGRIKFFGETDVRQLDVNSHIVFRNHEVILSMDENKKLPVGQGLNKPAEITLCNIKCFDKAGNQHINGPKVDKYREKLMKKAAEQGAEFVSYDPVQGEWKFRVKHF
- the LOC108196370 gene encoding nuclear pore complex protein NUP98A isoform X5 — encoded protein: MSTYNSVLGDNGTKRNVSAGSAFQLRPAFGQSGSCYGGGFSGGIAVPPYGQSSIQRYPYGYSDPSLFSGINGYAPLFGLNSYPFGLNSYPFGFTPSNGSTFAPVSTSMPTFGHNSSPPFAYALPNGGTSMPTFGQTCSAFGSSLANRGTLMPTHGQNDATFGSALANGGTSMPTYGQTSSGFGCPLANRGSLMPTHGQSNATFGSPIANDGTSIPLFGQNSATFGFAPANGGTSIPTFGQSNTPFGCVSADWGTTVPAFGRSTNSFWFNPSNTATSVPAWQCSYPRGPVTTNGGTPATTFGVGISHFPPAPTDGTTSVSSPTNGSFSVPACGAPLFSTLTQAALSSPICGLYSGSTTHFPTPTINASSSPGFTSGQTTTQFGTISNLNETSTCSDEIQSPYPGCQVETPLFRDSSSRPLTPKVNCGGSRVAPYTETVEMDHVSQQSTRFMSISAMPVFRDKCHEELRWEDKQLGDNGDIPLFHSARSGPPASNVMRCSKTQLPDFSTAIPISVMPEYPNKSFEELRWEDYQFNNAGGRVDHDLAQLNYFRSHVSGTGSSFQNAMPSVPPNIFASRPTCFTFPTCSTPVSCNPFLNGSHEGAYTLITQPPSIFGATIPFSHPNPSLISTSASKASTSGPSYFNYTSSAPSTSICSTSVTTPVTAYVPCNFAPSISTLDDPSPSRSRAETPLAVEGPKTTSVRYGIYSVPVNKSANEEQKLLLPPKGIREGNGTEVVFSADTQETPTARTKVPLLLKDDSGISISGPSEEWFIKIGFENISRLKHTSIYVHENGKVSIELSKSLEDGFIYEDKAGNPGEAFAAEHSRGTNSVNSDHPSENLVSSNVYGLMPKLKHSDYFIEPRVEELAIKESFEPGFCSHVKDFVVGHQRYGRIKFFGETDVRQLDVNSHIVFRNHEVILSMDENKKLPVGQGLNKPAEITLCNIKCFDKAGNQHINGPKVDKYREKLMKKAAEQGAEFVSYDPVQGEWKFRVKHF
- the LOC108196370 gene encoding nuclear pore complex protein NUP98B isoform X2 → MSTYNSVLGDNGTKRNVSAGSAFQLRPAFGQSGSCYGGGFSGGIAVPPYGQSSIQRYPYGYSDPSLFSGINGYAPLFGLNSYPFGLNSYPFGFTPSNGSTFAPVSTSMPTFGHNSSPPFAYALPNGGTSMPTFGQTCSAFGSSLANRGTLMPTHGQNDATFGSALANGGTSMPTYGQTSSGFGCPLANRGSLMPTHGQSNATFGSPIANDGTSIPLFGQNSATFGFAPANGGTSIPTFGQSNTPFGCVSADWGTTVPAFGRSTNSFWFNPSNTATSVPAWQCSYPRGPVTTNGGTPATTFGVGISHFPPAPTDGTTSVSSPTNGSFSVPACGAPLFSTLTQAALSSPICGLYSGSTTHFPTPTINASSSPGFTSGQTTTQFGTISNLNETSTCSDEIQSPYPGCQVETPLFRDSSSRPLTPKVNCGGSRVAPYTETVEMDHVSQQSTRFMSISAMPVFRDKCHEELRWEDKQLGDNGDIPLFHSARSGPPASNVMRCSKTQLPDFSTAIPISVMPEYPNKSFEELRWEDYQFNNAGGRVDHDLAQLNYFRSHVSGTGSSFQNAMPSVPPNIFASRPTCFTFPTCSTPVSCNPFLNGSHEGAYTLITQPPSIFGATIPFSHPNPSLISTSASKASTSGPSYFNYTSSAPSTSICSTSVTTPVTAYVPCNFAPSISTLDDPSPSRSRAETPLAVEGPKTTSVRYGIYSVPANNLANASATCSEVKVNKSANEEQKLLLPPKGIREGNGTEVVFSADTQETPTARTKVPLLLKDDSGISISGPSEEWFIKIGFENISRLKHTSIYVHENGKVSIELSKSLEDGFIYEDKAGNPGEAFAAEHSRGTNSVNSDHPSENLVSSNVYGLMPKLKHSDYFIEPRVEELAIKESFEPGFCSHVKDFVVGHQRYGRIKFFGETDVRQLDVNSHIVFRNHEVILSMDENKKLPVGQGLNKPAEITLCNIKCFDKAGNQHINGPKVDKYREKLMKKAAEQGAEFVSYDPVQGEWKFRVKHF
- the LOC108196370 gene encoding nuclear pore complex protein NUP98B isoform X1, which produces MSTYNSVLGDNGTKRNVSAGSAFQLRPAFGQSGSCYGGGFSGGIAVPPYGQSSIQRYPYGYSDPSLFSGINGYAPLFGLNSYPFGLNSYPFGFTPSNGSTFAPVSTSMPTFGHNSSPPFAYALPNGGTSMPTFGQTCSAFGSSLANRGTLMPTHGQNDATFGSALANGGTSMPTYGQTSSGFGCPLANRGSLMPTHGQSNATFGSPIANDGTSIPLFGQNSATFGFAPANGGTSIPTFGQSNTPFGCVSADWGTTVPAFGRSTNSFWFNPSNTATSVPAWQCSYPRGPVTTNGGTPATTFGVGISHFPPAPTDGTTSVSSPTNGSFSVPACGAPLFSTLTQAALSSPICGLYSGSTTHFPTPTINASSSPGFTSGQTTTQFGTISNLNETSTCSDEIQSPYPGCQVETPLFRDSSSRPLTPKVNCGGSRVAPYTETVEMDHVSQQSTRFMSISAMPVFRDKCHEELRWEDKQLGDNGDIPLFHSARSGPPASNVMRCSKTQLPDFSTAIPISVMPEYPNKSFEELRWEDYQFNNAGGRVDHDLAQLNYFRSHVSGTGSSFQNAMPSVPPNIFASRPTCFTFPTCSTPVSCNPFLNGSHEGAYTLITQPPSIFGATIPFSHPNPSLISTSASKASTSGPSYFNYTSSAPSTSICSTSVTTPVTAYVPCNFAPSISTLDDPSPSRSRAETPLAVEGPKTTSVRYGIYSVPANNLANASATCSEVKVPLSDQVNKSANEEQKLLLPPKGIREGNGTEVVFSADTQETPTARTKVPLLLKDDSGISISGPSEEWFIKIGFENISRLKHTSIYVHENGKVSIELSKSLEDGFIYEDKAGNPGEAFAAEHSRGTNSVNSDHPSENLVSSNVYGLMPKLKHSDYFIEPRVEELAIKESFEPGFCSHVKDFVVGHQRYGRIKFFGETDVRQLDVNSHIVFRNHEVILSMDENKKLPVGQGLNKPAEITLCNIKCFDKAGNQHINGPKVDKYREKLMKKAAEQGAEFVSYDPVQGEWKFRVKHF
- the LOC108196370 gene encoding nuclear pore complex protein NUP98A isoform X4, which codes for MSTYNSVLGDNGTKRNVSAGSAFQLRPAFGQSGSCYGGGFSGGIAVPPYGQSSIQRYPYGYSDPSLFSGINGYAPLFGLNSYPFGLNSYPFGFTPSNGSTFAPVSTSMPTFGHNSSPPFAYALPNGGTSMPTFGQTCSAFGSSLANRGTLMPTHGQNDATFGSALANGGTSMPTYGQTSSGFGCPLANRGSLMPTHGQSNATFGSPIANDGTSIPLFGQNSATFGFAPANGGTSIPTFGQSNTPFGCVSADWGTTVPAFGRSTNSFWFNPSNTATSVPAWQCSYPRGPVTTNGGTPATTFGVGISHFPPAPTDGTTSVSSPTNGSFSVPACGAPLFSTLTQAALSSPICGLYSGSTTHFPTPTINASSSPGFTSGQTTTQFGTISNLNETSTCSDEIQSPYPGCQVETPLFRDSSSRPLTPKVNCGGSRVAPYTETVEMDHVSQQSTRFMSISAMPVFRDKCHEELRWEDKQLGDNGDIPLFHSARSGPPASNVMRCSKTQLPDFSTAIPISVMPEYPNKSFEELRWEDYQFNNAGGRVDHDLAQLNYFRSHVSGTGSSFQNAMPSVPPNIFASRPTCFTFPTCSTPVSCNPFLNGSHEGAYTLITQPPSIFGATIPFSHPNPSLISTSASKASTSGPSYFNYTSSAPSTSICSTSVTTPVTAYVPCNFAPSISTLDDPSPSRSRAETPLAVEGPKTTSANNLANASATCSEVKVNKSANEEQKLLLPPKGIREGNGTEVVFSADTQETPTARTKVPLLLKDDSGISISGPSEEWFIKIGFENISRLKHTSIYVHENGKVSIELSKSLEDGFIYEDKAGNPGEAFAAEHSRGTNSVNSDHPSENLVSSNVYGLMPKLKHSDYFIEPRVEELAIKESFEPGFCSHVKDFVVGHQRYGRIKFFGETDVRQLDVNSHIVFRNHEVILSMDENKKLPVGQGLNKPAEITLCNIKCFDKAGNQHINGPKVDKYREKLMKKAAEQGAEFVSYDPVQGEWKFRVKHF